The nucleotide sequence TCCGATCAACCCCATCAACATGGCCCTGGCCTCGGAAGCGACCTTCGTGGCCCGGGGCATGGCGGCCGACGTGCCCGGCATGACCGAGATCATCTCCCGGGCGGCCAAGCACCATGGCACGGCCTTTGTGGAGGTCCTCCAGAACTGCGTGGTGTTCAACAACGGGGCCTGGAAGGAGTTGGAGGACAAGGCCACCCGGGAGGAGCGGATCGTGCGCCTGCAGCACGGCAAGCCCCTGATCTTCGGCAAGGAGCAGAACAAGGGCATCCGCCTGCGCGGCATGGACCCGGAGGTGGTGGAATTCCCGGCGGGGCAGCCCCCCAAGGACCTGATGGTGCACGACGAGAAGGCCGAGTCGCCGCACGGGGCCTACCTCCTGTCCAAGATGAACGAGACCGAATGCCCCATGCCGGTCGGGGTCTTCCGCGCGGTTCGCCAGCCGGCTTTGCACGAGCTCATGGAGGAGCAGATCATCAAGGCCAAGCAGGCGGCGCCCACGGACCTGCAGGCGGTCCTCAACGCCTCGGAAGAGGGCGGCTCATGAAGCTGCTCGAATACGAGTCCAAGGAGCTGTTCCGGGCCCACGGCATCCCGGTCCCTCCCTCGGGCGGGGTGATCCGCACCCTGGCGCAGCTGCCCGCGGCCCTCAAGCGCGCGGGCAAGGGGCCTTGGGTCATCAAGGCCCAGGTCCTGGCCGGCGGGCGGGGCAAGGCCGGAGGCATCAAGCTGACCCGCACCCCGGCCGAGGCCCGCGAGGCGGCCAGGTCCATCCTGGGCATGACCTTGACGACCCACCAGACCCAGGGCCAGGGACTCAAGGTCCGCGAGGTCCTCATCGAGGGCGGCGCGAAGATCGAGCGGGAGATCTATCTTTCCGTGGTGATGGACCGCAAGGCCTGCGGGCCCACGATCATCGCCTCCGCCGAGGGCGGCATGGAGATCGAGAAGCTCGCGGCGGAGAAGCCCGGGGCCATCCTGCGCCAGCCCGTGGATCCCAGCACGGGGCTGCCGGATTTCGCGGCGCGGAGGCTCGCCTTCCAACTGGGCCTGCCGGCCCAGCATGTGGCGGGGTTCTGCCATCTGGCTAAGTCCCTCGTTCGGCTTTTCCTGGAGCACGACTGCAGCCTGGTCGAAGTGAACCCCCTGGTCCTCACCCCGAAGGGCCTGCTGGCTTTGGACGGCAAGGTGGTGACCGACGACAACGCCCTGTTCCGGCATCCGGACCTGGCCAAGCGCAAGGACCCGGAGCTCTCCAGCCTGGAGCGCGAGGCCAAGAAGGCCGACCTCTCCTACATCGGCCTCGACGGCTCCATCGGCTGCATGGTCAACGGAGCGGGCTTGGCCATGGGCACCATGGACACCATCGTGCTGGCGGGCGGCCGGCCGGCCAACTTCCTAGACGTGGGCGGCGCGGCCAACGAGGAGCGGGTGACCAAGGCCTTCCAGCTCATCCTCAAGGACTCCAAGGTGAAGGCGGTCCTGGTCAATATCTTCG is from Elusimicrobiota bacterium and encodes:
- the sucC gene encoding ADP-forming succinate--CoA ligase subunit beta, with the protein product MKLLEYESKELFRAHGIPVPPSGGVIRTLAQLPAALKRAGKGPWVIKAQVLAGGRGKAGGIKLTRTPAEAREAARSILGMTLTTHQTQGQGLKVREVLIEGGAKIEREIYLSVVMDRKACGPTIIASAEGGMEIEKLAAEKPGAILRQPVDPSTGLPDFAARRLAFQLGLPAQHVAGFCHLAKSLVRLFLEHDCSLVEVNPLVLTPKGLLALDGKVVTDDNALFRHPDLAKRKDPELSSLEREAKKADLSYIGLDGSIGCMVNGAGLAMGTMDTIVLAGGRPANFLDVGGAANEERVTKAFQLILKDSKVKAVLVNIFGGIVKCDMIAAGILAALKKVKLRVPLVVRLQGTNVDKGRELLAQAKVNITPAEDLWDAAKKAVEAAR
- a CDS encoding 2-oxoacid:ferredoxin oxidoreductase subunit beta, with amino-acid sequence MQDHATESLPGSGPLPDSRKFASDQLVRWCPGCGDFAVLAVVQKVLASMDIPRNKYAFISGIGCSSRFPYYMNTYGFHGIHGRALPVATGVKCANPELQVWVATGDGDALSIGGNHFIHTLRRNVDLKVILFNNRIYGLTKGQLSPTSEFGKKTKSTPWGSIEYPINPINMALASEATFVARGMAADVPGMTEIISRAAKHHGTAFVEVLQNCVVFNNGAWKELEDKATREERIVRLQHGKPLIFGKEQNKGIRLRGMDPEVVEFPAGQPPKDLMVHDEKAESPHGAYLLSKMNETECPMPVGVFRAVRQPALHELMEEQIIKAKQAAPTDLQAVLNASEEGGS